The genomic DNA CCAGACTCTGACCGAAGTCGGGGACGCAAGTTCTGAGAACAGGATAGTGTCTCCGTGATATTCCTGCGGATAGACGGCCCGCACGCCGGCCGAGTGTCAGGGCTTCGTTGCTCAACTGCTCCAGTGAAATCTCCCACCTGCAAAACTGATGGGCGGCCAACCAGCAAGGAGCCTGTGCAAATAAACAAGCCTGACAACAACATTTCCttacaaaaaaggaaaaaaactaaacaaaaaggaagaaaaaacaaacaaaaaagccctATAATCACTGCACTCATCTGTAATGCCAAAGGCTATTTTAAAGACAAATAATAGAACCAATGAAGTTTCATtttgatgacaaaaaaaaaaacaaacattcgAAGAATATTGCATGTTATATGAATACCAACTTCACATCAGAAAATGAAGCAAAAATGTACCCATCTCACATCAGAACAAATAGCATCCAACAGCACTTCTGAATCACGGGCTTCACAGTGGAAACTAATTCTCCCATCACTCACAAGCGAAACCAAGTGTCCCACCGCAAACAGCGTCTAACCCCATGGTCACACGCCTGCTCGAGTTCATGCTGTCAGTAAAAGTCCAGGAACTGAAACTGGTCTATGGCCATTTGGCTTCTTGGCATCGGGGTGGGCATCTGCACAATCCTCTCTGCCCCCCACCAGCCCCCCCTGacaaattaaaagtcctcatTTAAAGCAGTCCTACTTGATCTAAATCATTGCTCCCCTTCACAGTCTTAACCGAGTAACCCAATAAGAGTGGGAATCAGAGACCTGCAATCATTCGGTAATGTTCTAATGTTCATATGTAATCATTATGTCCTACTGTACAATATTTACCTGATGGAACAACAGTTCCAGTAAGGATCACTAACTGAAATCCTTGTGTTCCAAACGTTGACCTTTGACGAGAAAGTACTCCTTTTATATTTAGTTAATTATGAGCAAACCTGATTGGAAATCCAATGCTTATGGCGAACTTCAGGGCTGTGTTAGTGATACAGAAAAGGGCACCACAAATAAGTGTAGTGAATGAGCTCCCTCCAGTGTTActgcacaaaacacaaaacaacaaactCAAATCAAGTCAGGTTTGCCTTTAGACTGAGGTAGGTTGTCAATTTCTGTGGACAAAGGAGCAATACAAGGGGaaacagaaataaatacatagaggggaaaaaacaaaaacaggaaaaaaaagaaaaaaaaaacccaaaacccCCTTAGTTTCCAAATCCGACTGAACCATGCATAATTACTGCAACATCTGAAAGTTGTTTTGGCTTTATGTTGATGGCAATTCTATATCAAAGCCCAGTGATAATGCCTCCATATGAGCTGTGGGTGGTACAGTTAGacgggaaaaacaaacaaacaaaaaaacatgggggggaaaaaaaaaaaaaaaaaaaaaactcagcaCTGCTTTTGATCTTGCGATATTGCCAACATTTGGAGAAGAGCAGCATCTTTAATGAGCATCTCCTCACACAACTGAACAATGGTGAAAGCTGGAAAGCCTGACTGTGAGGCTAAGTGGGGCAAAAACAACAACACGTAGTGGAAGTGAATGAGAAAGGAATGCGGGTGGTTGTAACTCCTCCATAGTAATTTAAAGGGAGAATACAGTATTCAGATGCTGAGGAGAGAAGATGGCTTTTAGAGGGCCTCAGTGGGTCTCCAGTGGTGTCATGAGGATGCCCATCTGCTCCAGAGGTCAACAGCTTAggtttgtgcatgtgttcagGTGTCTGCGAGTGTTTCAGGGGCAAATGTGttttaggagaggaaaaaacagGAGAttggggaggtggtggtgggggaggggactcTTCTGAAATTCCAGGGCTCAGATCTGACCCGtccacccccccctcctttcCCCCCAGGTCTCTCTCAGTCTGCAACTCCAGCCTGCCTCAGTATGCAGTGACCAGGTCTTTGTCGTAATCGTATCGGCCCCTCTTGGGCGGTGGACTGTCCTGGCTGTCCTCTGTGTCCTCGCTGTCTccagccccccctcctcccccctcctcgtCCGACGAGTCATCCAGAGTAAGGTCCACCACGGCCCCGCCTCCCGAAGCACCACCCGGCCCGGCCACACCCACCGCCGGCCCGCCCGACACCGACTTCCCCGTCTGGCTCGTGCTGCTATGCGACGGGGAGTGGCCGTTAGCCTCGGGAACACCTGACGTGGGAATACGGAAAAGAAGACGGATTAACAAGAGCGCTACGAGATCTAAAACAGCTCAGGTAGAAGTATTTCTCGGGAGTTCCGTGGTTTTTTTAGTAGCAGAAGAAATCACGTACATATATCCACCAGCGGATACTCTGGAGTGCgactgctctccctctctcgatCTTTGTCCTTCTCGTCTCTGATGGGTCTCCACGAGCCATCGGTCAAGTACTCGATCTCCTCCACGTCCTCCGTCTCCTTCAGGATCTCCGACAGCAACCTGGAACAGGAAAACTGGCAGCTTATAGTCGACCGCACCCCCCAAccttcacaccccccccccccccccggccacGGGGGCGCACAACATACGGCGTGTCCCTCCACTCACCCGTCGATGGTAAGCAGCTCGTACGGAGCAGGCTTGTCGCACACGGGACAGGTCCACGTGGGCTTCTTTTCGTTCATTTGCAGGAAGAAGACGGCATCGAAACACTGCAGGTGCGCGCAGGTGAGTGCCCGGCACGGCACCCCTAGCCGCATTTTCACCAGCTGAGGAGACGTGGAGGGACGACGGGGGGGTCACTTACTGTCCCCAGAGGTGCAAGTTCATCAGAGTATCAAACAGCATACTAGCgattttttatataaatattcCAACTAAAGTAGAAGTCAAAAGATTCCATCTTCTGCTTCATACTGCTGCAAGGACATATGTGGACATGTGAGGCTTGCTAAATAACAATCCTGATCTGATTCAGATCCAAAGGTAAATTTTTATAGGCCAAAATATTCAAATATACCAATAAAGCAGAAAACTGAAATCTTGTTTAGGTTTGTAACCACTGCTGTTAAAAAGGAAACTCACCTTGCAAAAGGAAACGTATTAAAGGGGAAAACATACCGGGCAGATGAGAGACACTCTGAGTCCTGTAGTGGCAATCTCACTGTCAGGATCAAAACGCAACTTGTCCTGGACTGCAAGCAAGCAAACAAAGCCATGATCTGCACGGGTTCACCTCAGTCCGATCACCCCAACCTCAGCGGATGGGAGTAGAACGGAAAAACACTGGTCCAAATCTGAATCAGGTTGCCGTCCCACACGGgtgagggaggggtcaggggtaaCCGCGCGCCCCGGGGACTCACTGCGTTCACGGCATCGCTCCGCATTCTCCACCGAACAAAGTTTGAGCTGGTTGAAGAGCTCAGCAGATGTGAAGACCCTCACCAGGTACACGGCCACAGAGTATCTCTGCATATGGGATCACAGCAAGAAGCCACACCCACTCAGTGACCACAACGTTCACATTCCTGCAGCACAATGACATTTCGTAGGCCTGCTTTCCTCTTTGCCAAGCTATTTTGGTTCATGccaggttaaaaataaataaattaattttttCGGTAATAATGAGGTCATGCTACAATAGCCCGAGGAACCAAGTAAAGAACTAGAGTTTGATTTCTCTCCATCATAGTTTTATGGGTTTGCCTCTTCAGAAGAACACCGTGAGAAGGCTTTTACGTCAGCCCAATGTTCTAATATATTAACCAACTCATCAGCTTCATCAATCTTTTAAGATTCACCtgatgtgtccattttaaaattACAAAGCAAATAAAACAGAATATTCATAGACACAGTGTTATCCTAGGAATAGTGTTGAAACAGGCATTTCATTCAGCCTGTAAAGCCTCGAGGTTTGGGTGCAAACGtccaatgtagctcctgagaAGACTTGCAGTggtaaaaatacattttgtatCAAATGAAGTGTGTCGTCTTACAAACGAGGTGGACCAAGACCGTTCAAATGCTTCAGTGTGCCTTTTAGCAAACTACCTTTCCGAAGTTGCCCCACGTGATGGTGACGCGGTTGGTGGCTGTGGAGAGGTGAAGCCAGGGGGTGATGTTTACTGGACGACAGGGTCGGCGAGGCTCCACTCCTGGCTTATTGGATGGGTAGTAACCCTGGCAACAACAAGTGAAGAAacgacaaaataaataaataggcaAATGTAGATTTAAGCAATCTTGTTAACATTCAATATTAATTTAAGCACAGTAAAAGGACACCTTTAAGGGTTTTATTCCAAAGACATAGATCACAACCATTTcctcattttttttattatatatatatatatatatatatatatatatatatatatatatatatatatatatatatatatatatatatatatatatataataaatcaCACATATATGTGTCTATAATTTAATCCAAAGTATAGTTTGAAATAAAAGGCCTTAACTGGAATGAGTTGAGGGACAGTTTCTCAGACCCAGAAATTCCTAATGATACAGCATTGGCACCACAAGCATAATCCATGCTCAGGAAAATAGCCTTTACAATGATCATTTACTCCCACCAAATGAGGTAGAAGTAGTTAGGCAGAGTGAGGAAGTAATAATTACATGGTCCTCACAGGCCAGATTCAAGTTTCAATTGTATTCATCCAATGAAATGTCGCAGTCTTGCTATGCAAGTAACCAAATCACTAGTTCATGAACCCAAGGGAAATCTCACCGGAACGTGACAGTAGGACTGATTCACTTTGACAGCGATGTTGGGAGGGTATTGATCCTCCTGGACACCATTAGAGTCTGTGTAACAGATTCTGAAAAAGATAATTAAAAACAAGAATTTCACGGCCATTTTCCAAATCCAACAGAAAAAAGTTCATCCAAACCTCCGACAGACTTACCTAAGAACCACCTGGACTGATTTCACTCCTGGGCGAAGTTCACTAAGAACACAAGGGTAGAGAATAAAGTTTATACTTTTTACCAATCCATTTTGCCTCATCATTTAACATTGTAAATGTGTAAACATAAAAGCCAATTAAACACTATGAGCAAACTGCCCAGAGGAGACCCATATCTTATTTTTGCCCTTTCACTGCCATTTCTCACCTGGAGTTTCGGATCTGGTCCACCTGGCTCTGTGTTAATTCAAAAACACACTGACTATCCTGTAGTTTCTCACTGTTCTGAGCAACTGCAAAGCATGGCAAGATTGgatcaaaaaaaaaatttggatCAGATTTTTTAACCTGGCAACAAACAAGAGTGACAATGAGGACCTGTCACATGTTCTTAATAAAACGTGACATACTTAGCTCTGTGGGTGGTAACAATGTTTCTAAGTTGTGGTAGAAAGGCAAGGCCACTAGTTTAACTTCGGCAGCTGGAGGAGCGGCCAACTTGGGCATGCCGTTGAGGTAGTCTGTGCCCTGTGTGGCGCCTCGAGGGGAGGAATTGAGGCTCGGATAGGACACTGCCTGCACTCCTTCGGGGCGGCGGGCGGCCAGCCACCCGGGGGCCTTGGGGAATCGCGTCTCGTAGAGCTGCCGCACGTTCTTCAGGAGCTCTGGGCTGTATTCCGTCTGTACCAGCCGCAGCGCTCGGCCCACCAGGTCCTGCTTTAGCCCACTTTTACTGCGTCCCATTGAGGCCAGCAGCGTCTGCAGGTCAGACACCCGGAAGCTCTTCACCATGTTCTGTCCACAGCACCGACGGAGAGACAAGGACAGAAACAAATGGAGTGCATGTTTAGATGCTTTCAGAttgtgcaatgacattttaaataACCAGACAGACTTGGCTGATCCATGGTGACGTCTTCACAAGGTGCTGCAAAGGGACCAAAATTACATATTATATTCTAAATGACATAAAACTATTACTTTCTCATAAAGTTACTGACTGAAATGAAAAGCAGTCTGCGGTGTGAACTTCCACGATCCCGTAGGATCTCGTGACTTTAACATTGTGTATGTTGAAAATATTACTTAACTCACTTAACCAAGTACATAAAACTGcttatgtgattttttttcttctggccTGCAAATAACCAAAGCTTTGTGATTGTATTTAAAAGGCCTGTGTTGCAAATTATGCATCGACTGTCAAAGTACCCAAATATAGCCAACTGCCTCCAAACCCATGTCTGTTGTCAGCCACATGGTAGGTTAACTTGCACTAGACAACCATGCACCATCATAAACACATGCCAACGTTATACATCATGCACTAGCAGACGGCTAGCCAAGAGGCACGAGTACTATTGTAGTGCAAGCAGCTTCACTTCTTGTTGTGAGAACGTCCAACCTGACATGTCAGGACTATGTTATTAAAATGACAGTTGCGTCTATCTGGAAAATTTTCAAGTTCCCAAATAGGCGTGATGTTCAAAAGATGGACCTCGTCGCCTTAGTTTCGCGCCTAGATCGTGTGCTACTGTTTTTAACAGTCCCATCATTCATTTCCACCAACGTTAGCCTGCTAGCTGCTAGCAGACAAGTGAGACAGCTATGCTAAGCTAGTTAGCTTACGTCCCTTGCCCCGGCACAGACACAACTGCCAACGCAGTTTAGGGAGTACCAGTGAAAACAAATTAAGATAACACTACACAACCTCCAGttcaggtttagttgtattcaGATGAAAAGAAACGAGTCTCTCTTGGCCTTGTGACCGGTTTTATTTTCCACATAAAAAAGATCTCATTTACTCACCATCGCTTCTACCAGTTCGGCCGCCATCTTCACAAAGCAGCCCCGCGAGAGCCAGAAGCGAAAGGCGGCAGCGCACCAATGAAAAGCACAGAAGGCTTTCGGTGCCAGCGCGGACGGACCAATCGGCGTACGTCAACGTCACAAAATGGACGGGGCTAAAGAGAAAGAGGCGTGAGTGCAAGGGTTTAAAAAGACAGTGCGCTTAAAAAAAAGAACGCTCACAGCTAGGTCTTCCCTTCCTGTTAGGCCTCTCATTCCTGTAAAGCTGCCCAGTGCTGTCTGAACCTCAAAGTCTAACTTGTCCACTTTAATAGCCTGGTGTAAGGGCGAAAGCACGTCATATTTTGAATTCATGTTCGACACGAGCATAGTGCATGCCGCGTGAAGCGGGAAAGAGCGCGTGGCTCCGTCGACTCCATTCCGTGGCAGGAAAATCCATTCCATAAGTTGTAGGAAGCCAAACAATGAGGAATAAATGCTTTGTTTAATCTTTACGTTCAGTTATTTTGAATCCCCACTTGGACAACCAAATAGGATTCATCAATAAGTTGTGATCTTTACACATTATAGAATACTGTAAGATACGACAGAACTCCTTAACAGCGACAGCAGTGGATAAAAACAGCTTAGAACAGAAAAATCAATTTTACACATTCCTCAACCAACTCCATCTCGTGTTTTACTTGCCCACTGccggtggtgggggaggggaagaaTGTTGAGAACACTGGTGTAAAAGAATCAGGGCTATGAATTGTCAGCATTGGTCTGATAAGGGAAAACCTCCTGTATTTAATTTGCAGGTCAACGACAAAGTCATCTTAACCAATAATCAACAACAGTAATGTATTATGTAAATGCAAACATACTGCTATATATTGCAGTTCTTGGGTGATAAACGATCATGCATTGTGTGAGAAGAGTCAGTACATTTCATTAAAATTTTAAATGTCTATTGTGGTGGTGATTGACGATCTCGCCACACACGATGTTGTCTGTGGCAAAGGAATAGCCCAAGCTGTGGCCTCGTGAAAACATTTTCTATCTTTTTTCTCTGATGCAAATTCATTAAGACTTTATCTCAGAAGTCAAGTTTTTTTCTTAATAGAAACTCCTATTCAGTTTCCTCAATGTGCCACGATTTTTGCTTTTAGTACACTTACCAGCACGCTAGTATTTCTTAGCAGTGCACCGCACAGTTCATCTGGGCACACCTAATATGAGCTGTGAGACTGCTGTGGCTGTGAGACTGCCTTCCTCTCAGTTATCATCCCTGTGAAGATCTCTGTAGTATCCCCACTTTAGTCATGTTGAAAGCCAAAGGCAGTGAACCTGTGATGGAAAAGCCACATGTGCATTCATACCTGGACCTTGCCATTTGTTTCTCGTGTGTATGATACAATAATACAGTGAGACTTCACTGGATTGAGACTTCACTGGAGTGAACACAAGTGACAAATTATTAAACTTTTTATACATTTCAAGTCAGCATCTGGCAACAGATTAGGAAGCCAACCAAGTCAAAACATGCTAACATATTACAAATGAAAGCATAGAGTCTGAAAAGGAATGTTTTTATTAAAGTAAAACAGTAACATGTTACTTATGAATGTACAATCTCATCAAATATATTCAGTCAATTGCTGACTTACACATTAAGAGTAGAGATGAGAAGAGTATTTATTGAAAAAATATCAAACTCTTGTGATCCGACAAAGGACAAAAAAGGTGAAGTTGTAAAAGATCCAGCCCTATACTAACAAAAAAATTTCAAATGCAAGAATCTGCAGCTATTCTGTAAACACAGTGGTCCAGGTAACATACTGATGAAAATGAGCTGGAACACTGGCTAAAGGAATGTACACTTTCACAGCATGGCACCAACATTAAAAACGGTGGTTGTCCTGGAGAACAGCAGCACTGAGCAAAGTGAGAATTCTGAGCAATTGAAATTGTGAAATAGAAATTGTGAGAATGAAGCAAAAATAGTAATAGCAATTCTGTCTAGATATGCATGATCGTGTCCTCATGCATTTAAAGATCTTTAAGACATGCGATAGCAGAAGGCATTTTAAGGTGCATCTCCATTTTGGAGATTAGGCACAAATTTTGAACAGTAACATGAACATCACTGAGAGGGGAAACGAAGCCAATGTCATCTTAAAAACATGCAAGTTTATGCACATCTCCAATGCATAAAAGGACTCAATAACTGAATCATGACAGTTCCCGATGAATGTCAAATACCTCTTAAACGCAAGATACACATTTTTAAATGGTTTGGAAATCTACATAGTTCcaacaaaacataaaaatatgAATTCATGGCTTCTGTTCTGAAACATGAAGGGTGCAATTCTGCTTTACATAGTGTTACAATGTCAACATTTTGAATAAAGACTTTGCAAGCTGCCACCACCTGAGTGTGAGCAGTGTCTCATCAACATGACTTTCATCCAGTAATATAATTTCTACTTCTGCAGGTATGATTGAGAAGTGGGCAATGCAACATTTCTGT from Brachyhypopomus gauderio isolate BG-103 chromosome 12, BGAUD_0.2, whole genome shotgun sequence includes the following:
- the pias4a gene encoding E3 SUMO-protein ligase PIAS4-A; translated protein: MAAELVEAMNMVKSFRVSDLQTLLASMGRSKSGLKQDLVGRALRLVQTEYSPELLKNVRQLYETRFPKAPGWLAARRPEGVQAVSYPSLNSSPRGATQGTDYLNGMPKLAAPPAAEVKLVALPFYHNLETLLPPTELIAQNSEKLQDSQCVFELTQSQVDQIRNSSELRPGVKSVQVVLRICYTDSNGVQEDQYPPNIAVKVNQSYCHVPGYYPSNKPGVEPRRPCRPVNITPWLHLSTATNRVTITWGNFGKRYSVAVYLVRVFTSAELFNQLKLCSVENAERCRERIQDKLRFDPDSEIATTGLRVSLICPLVKMRLGVPCRALTCAHLQCFDAVFFLQMNEKKPTWTCPVCDKPAPYELLTIDGLLSEILKETEDVEEIEYLTDGSWRPIRDEKDKDRERESSRTPEYPLVDICVPEANGHSPSHSSTSQTGKSVSGGPAVGVAGPGGASGGGAVVDLTLDDSSDEEGGGGGAGDSEDTEDSQDSPPPKRGRYDYDKDLVTAY